From Meiothermus sp., a single genomic window includes:
- a CDS encoding YqeG family HAD IIIA-type phosphatase — translation MLRPRARLKSVMEITPEWLQVRGLRALLLDLDNTLVPYKTYGEAPRDLLEWLQTLKDAGIQIMLVSNGSRGRVRYWCERLGVLGFGPAGKPWFGFRKALRQLALSPREVAVVGDQLFTDVLGGNLIGAYTILIPPLSKRELGYTRLVRKLERWVLQNPGFARTAEDGEEFDPTENQPKPTISKD, via the coding sequence GTGCTTAGGCCCCGGGCCCGCCTTAAGTCCGTGATGGAGATCACCCCCGAGTGGTTGCAGGTGCGGGGTTTAAGGGCACTATTGCTCGACCTGGATAACACCTTGGTACCCTACAAGACCTATGGCGAGGCCCCCCGGGACTTACTGGAATGGCTCCAGACTCTCAAAGATGCCGGTATTCAGATCATGCTGGTTTCCAACGGCAGCCGGGGTAGGGTGCGCTACTGGTGCGAGAGACTGGGGGTTTTGGGGTTTGGCCCGGCCGGCAAACCCTGGTTTGGTTTTCGCAAGGCCCTCCGCCAACTGGCCCTCTCCCCCCGGGAGGTGGCCGTGGTGGGGGATCAGCTTTTTACCGACGTACTGGGGGGCAACCTGATTGGAGCTTATACAATCCTGATCCCTCCTCTTTCTAAGAGAGAACTGGGATATACCCGGCTGGTGCGAAAACTCGAGCGCTGGGTGTTGCAAAATCCCGGTTTTGCACGGACGGCAGAAGACGGTGAGGAATTTGACCCAACAGAAAACCAGCCAAAGCCCACAATAAGCAAAGACTAG
- a CDS encoding DUF4388 domain-containing protein: MEGSFSTIPLSDVLEMIHANRGTGVLQLRSGRLPLHLHFVQGEVVGGGILDWEGFEAISTFPLHPEQGSFRFQAGTKQGTPLLPFKALVGEWARMNDQWARFRSVLDSPSRVLETPRAVEPFAIFVGGKSVRAAAKSWGVPLIIAAERAWRGLREGDLTKLRKYAWFALRIRHPSARRTQAGIRNPKDITVLLDGSRNLGELIHAGLSIAQVRSYLIERISSGELEAPGKGWILRDLLWEVESEQGLQL, translated from the coding sequence GTGGAAGGAAGTTTCAGCACCATCCCGCTGAGCGATGTCCTGGAGATGATCCACGCCAACCGTGGAACCGGGGTCTTGCAGCTTCGCAGTGGTAGGCTACCCCTGCATCTGCACTTCGTGCAGGGCGAGGTAGTAGGAGGAGGTATCCTCGACTGGGAGGGCTTTGAGGCCATCTCCACCTTTCCGCTACATCCCGAGCAAGGAAGCTTCCGGTTTCAAGCAGGTACAAAGCAAGGAACCCCTCTCCTGCCCTTCAAGGCTTTGGTGGGTGAGTGGGCCCGCATGAACGACCAGTGGGCCCGCTTTCGCAGCGTGCTGGACTCCCCCAGCCGGGTTTTGGAGACCCCCCGGGCAGTGGAGCCATTTGCCATCTTTGTGGGGGGCAAAAGCGTCCGGGCCGCCGCCAAGAGCTGGGGGGTTCCCCTTATCATTGCAGCCGAGCGGGCCTGGCGGGGCCTGCGCGAGGGTGACCTCACCAAACTGCGTAAGTATGCCTGGTTTGCCTTGCGCATCCGCCACCCCTCGGCCCGGCGCACCCAGGCCGGCATCCGCAACCCCAAAGACATCACCGTGCTGCTCGATGGCAGCCGCAACCTGGGCGAGCTCATCCATGCAGGCCTCTCCATTGCCCAGGTGCGCAGCTACCTGATCGAGCGCATTAGCAGCGGAGAGCTCGAGGCCCCCGGCAAGGGATGGATCCTGCGCGACCTGCTGTGGGAAGTCGAAAGCGAGCAAGGCCTTCAACTCTAG
- a CDS encoding dipeptidase, producing MNWKDYLSQHQAAHLEDFRTFLSIPSISAQPAHSQDVQRAAAWLAERFKQAGFLQAEVLPTAGHPVVLAEYCPYPDKPTVLFYGHYDVQPADNPERWNSPPFEPTVVDGRMVARGASDMKGQVMAFLLAAEALIATGALGLNLKALIEGEEEISSPNLPAFIEQNKERLRCDMIINGDSGQLSETTPLLSLGVRGICGLEFDLTGPSHDLHSGSWGGQVQNPLHAMAELVASLHNPDGSVAVKGFYDDVEPLSPELREWYKKIPWDEEEMKRKLGVPAFYGEAGYTPWERITGRPTLEVNGMWGGYTGPGGMTVIPSTAHAKITCRLVPHQDPDKIVALVKAHLEEHLPQGVRLSVRVKESGAPAFRMRADHPVAQAAKEVLTELYGVPPVETMFGGSVPILSTLKQMLGHDPVSFGFGLEDELIHSPNEFFRLSSFEKGKQGYAMLLGRLAR from the coding sequence ATGAACTGGAAAGACTACCTATCCCAACATCAAGCTGCCCACCTCGAGGACTTCCGCACCTTCCTCTCCATCCCCAGCATCTCGGCCCAACCAGCCCACAGCCAGGATGTGCAGCGGGCTGCGGCGTGGCTGGCGGAGCGTTTCAAACAGGCCGGGTTTTTACAGGCCGAGGTGCTGCCCACCGCCGGGCATCCGGTGGTGTTGGCCGAGTACTGCCCCTACCCGGACAAACCCACGGTGCTGTTCTACGGCCACTACGACGTACAGCCCGCCGACAACCCCGAGCGTTGGAACTCCCCTCCCTTCGAGCCCACCGTGGTAGATGGGCGTATGGTGGCGCGGGGGGCCTCGGACATGAAGGGCCAGGTGATGGCCTTTTTGCTGGCCGCCGAGGCCCTTATCGCCACCGGGGCTCTGGGTCTCAATCTCAAGGCCCTGATTGAGGGAGAAGAAGAGATCAGCAGCCCTAACCTGCCCGCCTTCATCGAGCAGAACAAAGAACGCCTGCGCTGCGACATGATTATCAACGGCGACAGCGGCCAGCTCTCCGAGACTACGCCCCTTTTGAGCCTGGGGGTGCGGGGCATCTGCGGCCTCGAGTTCGACCTTACTGGCCCCAGCCACGACCTGCACTCGGGTTCCTGGGGCGGCCAGGTGCAAAACCCCCTGCACGCCATGGCCGAGCTGGTGGCCTCGCTGCACAACCCCGACGGCAGCGTGGCGGTAAAGGGCTTCTACGACGATGTGGAACCCCTAAGCCCCGAGCTGCGGGAGTGGTACAAAAAAATCCCCTGGGACGAAGAAGAGATGAAGCGAAAGCTGGGGGTGCCGGCTTTTTACGGCGAGGCGGGCTACACCCCCTGGGAACGCATCACCGGAAGGCCCACCCTCGAGGTCAACGGGATGTGGGGCGGCTACACCGGCCCCGGCGGCATGACGGTCATTCCCTCCACCGCCCACGCCAAGATTACCTGCCGCCTGGTGCCCCACCAAGACCCCGATAAAATCGTGGCGCTGGTCAAAGCCCACCTGGAAGAACACCTGCCCCAAGGGGTGCGTCTCTCGGTACGGGTCAAGGAGTCGGGCGCTCCGGCTTTCCGCATGCGGGCCGACCACCCGGTGGCCCAGGCCGCCAAGGAGGTGCTCACCGAGCTTTATGGCGTGCCCCCGGTGGAGACCATGTTTGGCGGCTCGGTGCCCATCCTTAGCACCCTCAAGCAGATGCTGGGCCACGACCCGGTGAGCTTTGGCTTTGGCCTCGAGGACGAGCTGATCCACTCGCCCAACGAGTTCTTCCGGCTTTCCAGCTTCGAGAAGGGCAAGCAGGGGTATGCCATGCTGCTGGGCCGGTTGGCACGGTAG
- a CDS encoding ATPase, T2SS/T4P/T4SS family translates to MANVLTIGDKRLGAALLDMGLLGDEELQRALEQHREVGGNLSDIIVELGLLSERRIAQAIEETFGVPMVELVGLEIAPEAKSLIPAERARDLGAIPFSLEGGTLRVALLNPLDNLILEELEDLTNQIIEPYLTTQSSFRYALALHYPELGLPVPPPPSAVSPGEMQLGELLVSKGWLSRDDLEAALVEQEKTGELLGRLLMSKYGLEEEKLYRALAEQAGLEFKVELDNLELQNEVTALLLRPDALRYQAVPIRQDGQQVLIVLADPRHRHAVAQLVERPTKFILTLPKIWETLFSKAYPEKSRLGETLVQEGKLGRAALQDALSVQRRLGKTRPLGEVLVELGYVTAQDVEEALSKQRHGGGRLEDTLVQSGKIKPEMLAKSLATQLGYQYIDPTDSPPDPSVLTMVPENTVRRYTVFPHHLEGNTLVVLMKDPRNILAIDDLRMITKREVMPAVSAEASITKLIERFYGGTTGVEELAREFEGKKKEEEAVDTSALDDNAVVKLVNSIIREAFLQEASDIHIEPRQSDILVRIRIDGTLREYMRLPKGAGPAVASRVKIMSNLDIAERRLPQDGRVRYRDRSIDLDLRLSTLPTVYGEKIVMRLLRKAADIPEIEQLGFAPEVFQRFEDVIAKPYGIFLITGPTGSGKSFTTFSILKRIATPDKNTTTIEDPVEYEIPGINQTQVNPVAGLTFAKALRSFLRQDPDIIMVGEIRDSETAKIATEAALTGHLVIATLHTNDAAGAVTRLDEMGVELFNISAALVGVLAQRLVRKICEHCKIQVEPDPSVLRRLDLSKEDVRGKTLYKGTGCDKCNGSGYKGRAAIHELMVLDDEIRRAIVEGQSATQIKEIARKNGMKTLREDGIQKAFMGLTTLEEVMARTNE, encoded by the coding sequence ATGGCAAATGTTTTGACCATTGGAGACAAACGATTGGGCGCAGCCCTGTTGGACATGGGCTTGCTGGGTGACGAGGAACTGCAGCGGGCCCTCGAGCAACACCGCGAAGTGGGGGGCAACCTCTCGGACATCATCGTGGAGCTGGGGCTGCTTTCCGAGCGACGCATTGCCCAGGCCATCGAGGAGACCTTCGGGGTGCCAATGGTGGAACTGGTGGGCCTGGAGATCGCCCCCGAGGCCAAATCCCTGATTCCCGCCGAGCGGGCCCGCGACCTCGGTGCCATTCCCTTCAGTCTGGAGGGCGGCACCCTGCGGGTGGCCCTGCTCAACCCACTGGATAACCTGATCCTCGAAGAGCTCGAAGACCTCACCAACCAGATCATCGAGCCCTACCTGACCACCCAATCTTCTTTCCGCTACGCCCTGGCCCTGCACTACCCCGAGCTGGGCCTGCCGGTGCCCCCGCCGCCCTCTGCAGTTTCGCCTGGCGAGATGCAACTGGGCGAACTCTTGGTCAGCAAGGGCTGGTTGAGCCGCGACGACCTCGAGGCCGCTTTGGTCGAGCAGGAAAAAACCGGCGAGCTGCTGGGCCGTCTGCTGATGAGCAAGTACGGCTTGGAAGAAGAAAAGCTCTACCGGGCGCTGGCCGAGCAAGCGGGGCTGGAGTTCAAGGTGGAGCTGGACAACCTCGAGCTGCAAAACGAGGTCACCGCCCTTTTGCTGCGTCCCGATGCCCTGCGCTACCAGGCCGTGCCCATCCGCCAGGATGGTCAGCAGGTGCTCATCGTGCTGGCCGACCCCCGCCACCGCCATGCCGTAGCCCAGCTGGTCGAGCGCCCCACCAAGTTCATCCTGACCCTGCCCAAAATCTGGGAGACCCTGTTCAGCAAAGCGTATCCCGAGAAGAGCCGCCTGGGCGAGACCCTGGTGCAAGAGGGCAAGCTGGGCCGGGCGGCCCTGCAAGATGCTCTTTCGGTGCAGCGCCGCTTGGGCAAAACCCGCCCGCTGGGCGAGGTGCTGGTAGAACTGGGCTACGTCACCGCCCAGGACGTGGAGGAGGCCCTCTCCAAGCAGCGACACGGCGGGGGTCGCCTGGAAGATACCCTGGTGCAGTCGGGCAAAATCAAGCCCGAGATGCTGGCCAAAAGCCTGGCCACCCAGCTAGGCTACCAATACATTGACCCCACCGACTCCCCCCCCGACCCCTCGGTGTTGACCATGGTGCCCGAGAACACCGTGCGGCGCTATACCGTTTTCCCGCACCACCTCGAGGGCAACACCCTGGTGGTCTTGATGAAAGACCCCCGCAACATCCTGGCCATCGACGACCTGCGCATGATCACCAAGCGCGAGGTGATGCCGGCGGTGTCGGCGGAGGCCTCCATCACCAAGTTGATCGAGCGCTTTTATGGCGGCACGACCGGGGTCGAGGAGCTCGCGCGCGAGTTCGAAGGCAAGAAAAAAGAAGAAGAGGCGGTTGATACCAGCGCCCTCGACGACAACGCGGTGGTCAAGCTGGTCAACAGCATCATCCGCGAGGCCTTCTTGCAGGAAGCCTCGGACATCCACATCGAGCCACGCCAGTCCGACATCCTGGTGCGCATCCGTATAGACGGCACCTTGCGGGAATACATGCGGCTACCCAAAGGGGCCGGGCCGGCGGTGGCCTCGCGGGTAAAAATCATGTCCAACCTGGACATTGCCGAACGCAGGCTGCCCCAAGACGGGCGGGTGCGCTACCGCGACCGCTCCATCGACCTAGACTTGCGCCTCTCCACCCTGCCCACCGTCTACGGCGAGAAGATTGTGATGCGCCTTCTGCGCAAGGCCGCCGACATCCCCGAAATCGAGCAGCTCGGCTTCGCTCCAGAGGTGTTCCAGCGCTTCGAGGACGTAATCGCTAAGCCCTACGGCATTTTTCTCATTACCGGCCCCACGGGCTCGGGTAAATCCTTCACCACCTTCAGCATCCTCAAACGCATCGCTACGCCGGATAAAAACACCACCACCATCGAAGACCCCGTAGAGTACGAGATTCCCGGCATCAACCAGACCCAGGTGAACCCGGTGGCGGGCCTGACCTTTGCCAAGGCCCTGCGCAGCTTTTTGCGCCAAGACCCGGACATCATCATGGTGGGTGAGATCCGCGACTCCGAAACCGCTAAAATTGCTACTGAAGCCGCCCTCACGGGTCACCTGGTCATTGCCACGCTGCACACCAACGACGCCGCCGGCGCGGTTACCCGCTTGGACGAGATGGGGGTGGAGCTTTTCAACATCTCTGCTGCGTTGGTGGGGGTGCTGGCCCAACGTTTGGTACGCAAGATTTGCGAGCACTGCAAGATTCAGGTCGAGCCCGACCCCAGCGTGCTACGCCGTCTGGACTTGAGCAAGGAAGATGTGCGCGGCAAAACCCTATACAAAGGCACCGGTTGCGACAAGTGCAACGGCTCGGGCTACAAAGGCCGCGCGGCCATCCACGAGCTGATGGTGCTGGACGACGAAATTCGCCGGGCCATTGTGGAAGGGCAGTCGGCTACCCAGATTAAGGAAATCGCCCGAAAGAACGGGATGAAAACCCTACGCGAGGACGGCATCCAGAAAGCTTTTATGGGGCTTACTACCCTGGAAGAAGTGATGGCCCGCACCAACGAATGA
- a CDS encoding glycogen debranching N-terminal domain-containing protein gives MLPLKEDDTYAVLSDQGQVLEGEQGFYRHDTRYLARYAWNLPGFRLLVSQTPRPDRLVQHWSLIVGPDQLVGVRRELQLVRGGFSERLELENTSLKTQVVEVALEATADFADLFEAKGWHKLSRTIQGFEYTAEDGLRVATYLTSRPPATEQPIAAGGKLFKWNLELAPKQQVVLTLEGRFESPFEPQTPPLPSYQDWQQRFPLRMESGRSQRVLEQAITDLRALLFSLPEGLFPAAGIPWYVCPFGRDSLLTAYMMQPWASEVTQGVLTYLAKYQGTEVNAFRDETPGKIIHEMRLGELSRTGKVPFARYYGTVDATPLFVILLHRYWKDTADLAFVRRLQPHWEAALTWMIHYADPDQDGFLEYAPNTDRGHVVQSWKDSFDSQSHRDGSLAQGAIAVCEVQGYAYMAYLAAAEFYRVLGQMDQAEEWEARAQALKARFHQQFWLPELQTYAAGLDGAKKPLAILTSNPGHLLWSGIVPEEIAPQLVKTLFSPALYSGWGVRTLGTGEVRYNPLSYHNGSVWPHDNALFIGGLVRYGFFEEALRAAENLFRLAMTQHDWRLPELVGGYEKHEGEPPVPYPASCRPQAWDAATVVYLLRLIQEIERKHPVGGVLELRKVRV, from the coding sequence ATGTTGCCGCTCAAAGAAGATGATACCTACGCGGTTTTGTCCGACCAAGGCCAGGTGCTCGAGGGAGAGCAGGGCTTCTACCGTCACGATACCCGCTACCTGGCGCGGTATGCGTGGAATTTACCGGGTTTCAGGCTGCTGGTTTCACAGACGCCCCGCCCAGATCGTCTGGTGCAACACTGGAGCCTGATTGTGGGGCCCGACCAGCTCGTGGGCGTACGGCGGGAATTGCAGCTGGTGCGGGGTGGATTTAGCGAGCGACTCGAGCTCGAGAACACCTCGTTAAAGACGCAGGTGGTGGAGGTAGCCCTCGAGGCCACCGCCGACTTCGCCGACCTCTTCGAGGCCAAGGGCTGGCACAAGCTCTCGCGCACAATCCAGGGCTTCGAATATACCGCCGAGGACGGCCTGCGGGTGGCCACCTACCTCACCTCGAGGCCCCCCGCCACGGAGCAGCCCATTGCTGCGGGCGGGAAGTTGTTCAAATGGAACCTGGAACTGGCCCCCAAACAACAGGTGGTGCTCACCCTGGAAGGCCGTTTCGAGAGCCCCTTTGAGCCCCAAACGCCCCCACTCCCCAGCTACCAGGACTGGCAGCAACGCTTCCCGCTTCGAATGGAGAGCGGGCGCAGCCAGCGGGTTCTGGAGCAGGCCATCACCGACCTGCGCGCTCTGCTCTTTTCATTGCCTGAAGGGCTTTTCCCGGCAGCCGGCATTCCCTGGTATGTCTGCCCGTTTGGCCGCGACTCGCTGCTGACGGCCTACATGATGCAGCCCTGGGCCAGCGAGGTGACCCAGGGGGTGCTGACCTATCTGGCCAAATACCAGGGTACCGAGGTCAATGCCTTTCGAGACGAGACCCCCGGCAAAATTATCCACGAGATGCGCCTGGGCGAGCTCTCCCGCACCGGGAAGGTGCCTTTTGCCCGCTACTACGGCACCGTGGACGCCACCCCGCTCTTTGTGATTTTGCTGCACCGCTACTGGAAAGACACCGCCGACCTGGCTTTTGTACGCCGGCTACAACCCCACTGGGAAGCCGCCCTCACCTGGATGATCCACTACGCTGACCCCGATCAAGACGGCTTTTTGGAGTACGCCCCCAACACCGACCGGGGCCATGTGGTGCAGTCCTGGAAGGATTCCTTTGACTCTCAAAGCCATCGGGACGGCTCGCTGGCCCAAGGAGCGATTGCGGTCTGTGAGGTGCAGGGTTATGCGTATATGGCTTATTTGGCCGCGGCGGAGTTTTATCGGGTGCTGGGCCAGATGGATCAAGCTGAGGAATGGGAAGCCAGGGCCCAGGCCCTCAAAGCCCGCTTTCACCAGCAGTTTTGGCTGCCGGAACTCCAAACCTACGCAGCCGGCCTAGACGGTGCCAAAAAGCCCCTGGCCATCCTCACCTCCAACCCCGGCCATCTGCTGTGGAGCGGCATCGTGCCGGAGGAGATCGCACCCCAACTGGTCAAAACGCTCTTTTCGCCCGCCTTATACAGCGGCTGGGGAGTACGCACCCTGGGCACCGGCGAGGTGCGCTACAACCCCCTCTCGTACCACAACGGCTCGGTCTGGCCACACGACAACGCCCTGTTTATCGGCGGGCTGGTGCGCTATGGTTTCTTCGAAGAAGCTCTGCGGGCCGCCGAGAACCTGTTCCGCCTGGCCATGACCCAGCACGACTGGCGCTTGCCGGAGCTGGTGGGGGGCTACGAAAAGCACGAAGGGGAGCCGCCGGTGCCGTATCCGGCTTCCTGTAGGCCGCAAGCCTGGGACGCGGCGACGGTGGTGTATCTGCTGCGTTTGATCCAAGAAATTGAGCGCAAGCACCCGGTAGGGGGGGTGCTCGAGCTGCGTAAGGTCAGGGTGTAG
- the thrB gene encoding homoserine kinase, with the protein MSDEALYVQVPATLANLGSGFDALGVALDLYLEVRASPALADELYYTGEGQVPNTPDNLIHQGYRAAWQALGETKAPPLAIQAHNPIPLARGMGSSSAALVAGAALADLISGHRLGKEGIFAVTAALEGHPDNVAPAVFGGFVAALADPPLALPLPSPHGLVFVLGIPPYEVPTPLARAALPQTIPYADAVFNLARSALWPAALYSGHLEALREAAKDRLHQPYRAHLMPGLEAALEQVYAAGALAAFVGGAGPTLAALAQANQIESIKSALQNYVGQGSTLVLGLGKGLQWKEVSAPSR; encoded by the coding sequence ATGTCCGATGAAGCCCTGTACGTTCAAGTTCCGGCCACCCTGGCCAACCTGGGTTCTGGTTTCGACGCCCTGGGGGTAGCACTCGACCTCTACCTCGAGGTTCGCGCCTCACCAGCCCTAGCCGACGAGTTGTACTACACCGGGGAGGGCCAGGTGCCCAACACCCCCGACAACCTGATCCACCAAGGCTACCGAGCTGCCTGGCAGGCTCTGGGTGAAACCAAGGCCCCTCCTTTGGCCATCCAGGCCCACAACCCCATCCCCCTGGCCCGTGGCATGGGCAGCAGCTCGGCGGCCCTGGTAGCCGGGGCAGCCTTGGCCGATCTGATCTCGGGGCATCGGCTGGGCAAGGAAGGGATATTCGCCGTGACCGCCGCGCTGGAAGGCCATCCCGACAATGTGGCCCCAGCGGTGTTTGGAGGTTTTGTGGCCGCGCTGGCCGACCCTCCCCTGGCTCTGCCCCTACCCTCACCCCACGGGCTGGTTTTTGTGCTGGGGATACCCCCTTACGAGGTACCTACCCCACTGGCCCGGGCCGCCTTACCCCAAACCATTCCCTATGCCGATGCGGTTTTTAATCTGGCCCGCAGCGCGCTCTGGCCGGCGGCTCTTTACTCAGGGCATTTGGAGGCTTTGCGAGAAGCCGCAAAAGATCGCCTCCACCAGCCCTACCGAGCGCATCTGATGCCGGGCCTCGAGGCGGCGCTCGAGCAGGTGTATGCAGCAGGTGCGCTGGCAGCCTTTGTGGGGGGAGCCGGCCCCACCCTGGCTGCACTGGCCCAAGCCAACCAGATCGAGAGCATCAAGAGCGCCCTACAAAACTATGTGGGGCAGGGTTCCACCCTGGTGCTGGGGCTGGGGAAAGGTTTGCAGTGGAAGGAAGTTTCAGCACCATCCCGCTGA